A window of Taeniopygia guttata chromosome 25, bTaeGut7.mat, whole genome shotgun sequence genomic DNA:
AGAACTCGCGCACCAGCGCCACCAGCTCGGGGTGGAGCACGACCCTCTCCCCAAAGGCCTTAGCCACGGCCTCGAAGGTCACATCGTCGTGCGTGGGGCCGATGCCCCCGGAGGTCAGCACGTAGGTGAAGCGAGCAGCAAAGGCGGCCACCTCACTGGCGATGGCCTCCACGTCATCGGGGACCACGGAGATGCGGGCGACACTCACGCCGAGAGCACGCAGCCGCCGGCACATGAAGAAGGAGTTTGTATCCTGCGTGTAGCCCTGAGGGGAACGGAGGCGCCCATGACGGCGGGGCGCCCCGACGCCAGGCGCAGGCCCCAGTCCGCCCCACGCCCGCAGCCCAGGCCCACCCCCGGCCGCACCTTGAGAATCTCGTCGCCGATGACAATGATGCCGGCGGTGCTGGCGGATCCCCGGGCCGCCGCTGCCGGGCCCGAAGCGGCCATGGGGCGCCAGGCGGCGGCGCGCAGCGGGCCCCGCACTCGCAACACCCGCCACATGGGCCCGCCCGGGCAGCCGCGCGCCCCGCGGCACCGCCCCGCTCGCTCACGGGCCGGCCCGCACGTCCGTCACGCCGCCCCGCCAGCTCCCATTGGCCGAGAGGCGGGACCTGCGGGGACGGAACCATCGCAGCGGCGGGCACAGGGGGGTGCCGGTGCAGCTCCGCCTCCACGGCCGtgcccgccgggccggggcgtGTGCGGCCCCCTCTCCGGTGGGCGCGGGGAGGCTCTCTCTTCCCCACCCCCCAGACCCCGGGGAGCCTCCTCGGGAACCCCCGGACACAGGCTCCGCGGTACCGGGACCCCTTCACCGTGCACCCACCTCCCCCGGCACTGCAGACACACGGCTCCCAAAcatcactttattaaaattttGGAGGCATCGCAACGGGAAGGGCCTCCGGAACCCGGGCCGAGCAGTCAAAACGACGCACAGGCAGCGTCGAGGGTCACGGGGTGAAGGCCCCGAGAAATGccgaggagaaggaggaggaaggtgttGTCTCAACGTGGAAGGACTGGGAGCTTCGGCAGACCAGGGGCCACTCACTTTTCCGGCTTCTTCGGCAGTGGCCGTCGGAAGAGCAGGATGTGGGGCTCtgcggggcaaaagagagggTCAGGCCGGGCCCCGTGGGCGCCACCCGCTGCCCCGCGGCGCTCACCTGGCTCGTGGATCATGTAGTGgacccagccctggctctgctgcaccCCCAGGTTCCGCCACTCCGACTCCGACAGCAGGTGGGTCTTGGGCACCAGCTTGGCGATGTCCTTGGGCAGCATCACGTGCCTGTAGCGCCGCACCTCGCAGTCAGCACCGGGGCACCCCCGAGAGCCCCCCGTTCCCCAGAACGGACATTCCCTACCGGAGAGCTGCGCCGTGACCCGACACAGAGCCCTCACAGGCATC
This region includes:
- the CKS1B gene encoding cyclin-dependent kinases regulatory subunit 1, which translates into the protein MAHKQIYYSDKYDDEEFEYRHVMLPKDIAKLVPKTHLLSESEWRNLGVQQSQGWVHYMIHEPEPHILLFRRPLPKKPEK
- the CKS1B gene encoding cyclin-dependent kinases regulatory subunit 1 isoform X1; translation: MAHKQIYYSDKYDDEEFEYRHVMLPKDIAKLVPKTHLLSESEWRNLGVQQSQGWVHYMIHEPGERRGAAGGAHGARPDPLFCPAEPHILLFRRPLPKKPEK